Proteins from a genomic interval of Pseudomonas anuradhapurensis:
- a CDS encoding M28 family peptidase: protein MEILPLLNALLLARGPGGQEDEVRVVAQRALVACCEEVHGDSAGNLIGVVRAAAPADPATAIRVMAHLDEIAMIVKKVRPDGNLEVLALGGAQPISFGVCPVDIMGDHRLLPGVLSYGSMHNSGQSGSGRDVLSGAVQWKDVYVITRMTPQALEQAGVRPGTRVVLSQHWRQPYQVEDCIAAHFLDDRAPLAAVIHCAHLLQQRRSELRQDVWFVLTSHEEESNAGAMYAAARLPGDTTIAVEVGPVLDEYGTRLSADPIINTGDQKGYYSRSVVQALMAATRRAGYTPQPALLVDFASDASAVLSTGTDARAGCIAIPTENTHGFEMVLLEGISACAASLLEYVLQPHAALTPGG, encoded by the coding sequence ATGGAGATTCTGCCGTTACTCAATGCCCTGTTGCTCGCGCGTGGCCCCGGAGGCCAGGAAGATGAGGTCCGTGTGGTCGCGCAGCGTGCGCTGGTCGCTTGTTGCGAGGAGGTGCACGGTGACAGTGCCGGCAACCTGATCGGCGTCGTTCGCGCAGCGGCCCCTGCCGACCCTGCTACGGCAATACGGGTCATGGCCCATCTTGATGAAATTGCCATGATCGTCAAGAAAGTCCGCCCGGATGGCAATCTCGAGGTGCTGGCGCTTGGTGGCGCGCAGCCCATCAGTTTTGGCGTATGCCCGGTCGATATCATGGGCGATCATCGCTTGCTCCCGGGTGTTCTGTCATACGGTTCGATGCACAACAGCGGGCAGTCCGGGAGCGGGCGGGATGTGCTGTCCGGCGCAGTACAATGGAAGGATGTCTATGTCATCACTCGCATGACCCCACAGGCACTTGAGCAGGCCGGTGTGCGTCCGGGCACGCGGGTGGTACTGAGCCAGCATTGGCGCCAGCCGTACCAGGTCGAGGACTGCATTGCCGCGCATTTTCTCGATGACCGCGCACCGCTGGCGGCTGTGATTCATTGCGCGCACCTGCTGCAACAGCGGCGCAGCGAACTGCGTCAGGATGTCTGGTTCGTGCTGACCAGCCATGAAGAAGAATCCAACGCCGGTGCCATGTACGCCGCCGCCAGGCTGCCAGGCGACACGACCATTGCGGTGGAGGTGGGGCCGGTGCTGGATGAATACGGCACCCGCCTGTCAGCCGACCCGATCATCAATACCGGCGACCAGAAGGGCTATTACAGCCGCAGCGTGGTGCAGGCGCTGATGGCCGCCACGCGCCGGGCAGGCTACACACCGCAGCCAGCGCTGCTGGTGGATTTCGCTTCCGATGCCAGCGCAGTGCTCAGCACCGGGACCGATGCCCGCGCCGGGTGCATCGCCATCCCCACCGAGAACACCCACGGTTTCGAGATGGTGCTGCTGGAGGGGATCAGCGCCTGTGCTGCCAGCCTGCTGGAGTATGTGCTGCAACCGCACGCCGCGCTCACTCCTGGGGGATGA
- a CDS encoding PLDc N-terminal domain-containing protein, translated as MTEPVTYFWIAVAAIILLVDLWAIVSVFRSDKRDATKAMWALLLLALPVVGLAIWGVLGPRGIKRGTGPSSPEHSKG; from the coding sequence ATGACCGAGCCTGTGACGTATTTCTGGATCGCGGTGGCGGCGATCATTCTGCTGGTCGACCTGTGGGCCATTGTCAGTGTGTTCCGCAGCGACAAGCGCGATGCAACCAAGGCCATGTGGGCGCTGCTGTTGCTGGCCTTGCCGGTGGTCGGCCTGGCCATCTGGGGTGTGCTCGGGCCACGCGGCATCAAGCGCGGCACCGGGCCGTCTTCACCTGAACACAGCAAGGGCTAG
- the cyoD gene encoding cytochrome o ubiquinol oxidase subunit IV → MSSESQVHSSAGASQSSHQSYNVGFLLAAILTLVPFGLAMYPSLPRHLTFLLVLVCAVVQILVHMLFFLHLTTAREQRWSLVALVFTVVIIVLLVGLSLWIMYYVHANMLGL, encoded by the coding sequence ATGTCCAGTGAAAGCCAGGTCCACAGCAGTGCCGGTGCCAGCCAGAGCAGCCACCAATCCTACAACGTGGGTTTCCTGCTGGCCGCCATCCTCACCCTCGTGCCCTTCGGGCTGGCCATGTACCCGAGCCTGCCACGCCACCTGACGTTCCTGCTGGTGCTGGTCTGCGCGGTGGTGCAGATCCTCGTGCACATGCTGTTCTTCCTGCACCTGACCACTGCGCGGGAGCAGCGCTGGAGCCTGGTGGCGCTGGTGTTCACGGTGGTGATCATCGTGCTGCTGGTGGGGCTGTCGTTGTGGATCATGTACTACGTGCACGCCAACATGCTGGGTCTGTAG
- a CDS encoding hemerythrin domain-containing protein: MNAIDLLVQDHELVKKLLEELSSTTERAVKKRSELLERIKQEVTIHTALEEEILYPAIKQAGGKEEAKMYYEAKEEHRAVDSLVLPDLLQTDTATLEFAGRVKVMKELLEHHIEEEESELFPTARKLLGNQALEEMGQAMQAQKKLLKGELNAA, from the coding sequence ATGAACGCAATCGATCTGTTGGTCCAGGACCATGAGTTGGTGAAGAAGCTGCTGGAGGAGCTGTCCTCCACTACCGAGCGTGCAGTGAAAAAACGCAGCGAGCTGCTCGAACGCATCAAGCAGGAGGTGACCATCCATACCGCCCTCGAAGAGGAAATCCTCTACCCGGCGATCAAGCAGGCCGGTGGCAAGGAAGAGGCGAAGATGTACTACGAGGCCAAGGAAGAGCACCGTGCCGTCGATTCCCTGGTGCTGCCGGACCTGCTGCAGACCGACACCGCTACCCTTGAGTTCGCCGGCCGGGTCAAGGTCATGAAGGAGCTGCTGGAGCACCATATCGAGGAAGAGGAAAGCGAGCTGTTCCCGACTGCCCGCAAGCTGCTGGGTAACCAGGCGCTGGAAGAGATGGGCCAGGCCATGCAAGCCCAGAAGAAACTGCTCAAGGGCGAGCTGAACGCCGCCTGA
- a CDS encoding zinc-dependent alcohol dehydrogenase yields MRALTYHGAQDVRVDNVPDPAIQDEDDIILRVTATAICGSDLHLYHGKIPQTEPGDIFGHEFMGVVEETGRGVTNLQVGDRVVIPFVIACGSCFFCQLEQFAACETTNSGRGAILNKKSIPPGAALFGYSHLYGGVPGGQADFVRVPKANVGPFKVPTALPDDKVLFLSDILPTAWQAVTNAQVGQGSTVAIYGAGPVGLLSAACARMLGAQTIFMVDDNDYRLAFARDAYGVVPINFEQDDDPADSIIRLTPGMRGVDAVIDAVGFEAKGSTTETLLTTLKIEGSSGKALRQSIAAVRRGGVVSVPGVYAGFIHAFMFGDAFDKGLTFKMGQTHVQKFLPELLEHIEAGRLEPELIVTHRLALEEAALGYRMFDQKQDDCRKVILVPGAAAGTLGPDHAFAGGQP; encoded by the coding sequence ATGAGAGCATTGACATACCACGGGGCCCAGGACGTCCGGGTCGACAACGTCCCTGACCCGGCCATCCAGGACGAGGACGACATCATCCTGCGGGTCACCGCCACCGCCATCTGCGGCTCCGACCTGCACCTGTACCACGGCAAGATTCCGCAGACCGAACCTGGCGATATCTTCGGCCACGAGTTCATGGGCGTGGTCGAGGAGACCGGCCGCGGCGTCACCAACCTGCAGGTCGGTGATCGCGTGGTAATCCCCTTCGTGATCGCCTGTGGCAGTTGCTTTTTCTGCCAGCTCGAGCAGTTCGCCGCTTGCGAAACCACCAACAGCGGCCGTGGTGCAATCCTCAACAAGAAGAGCATCCCGCCGGGTGCGGCGTTGTTCGGCTACAGCCACCTATATGGCGGCGTGCCCGGTGGCCAGGCCGATTTCGTGAGGGTGCCCAAGGCCAACGTCGGCCCGTTCAAGGTGCCCACCGCCCTGCCCGACGACAAGGTGCTGTTCCTCTCGGACATCCTGCCCACGGCCTGGCAGGCCGTGACCAATGCCCAGGTCGGCCAGGGTTCGACCGTGGCCATTTATGGTGCCGGCCCGGTCGGCCTGCTGAGCGCGGCCTGCGCACGCATGCTCGGCGCGCAGACGATCTTCATGGTCGATGACAACGACTACCGCCTGGCATTCGCCCGCGATGCCTACGGCGTGGTGCCGATCAACTTCGAACAGGATGACGACCCGGCCGACAGCATCATCCGTCTGACCCCAGGCATGCGCGGCGTGGATGCGGTCATCGATGCGGTCGGTTTCGAGGCCAAGGGCAGCACCACCGAAACGCTGCTGACCACGCTGAAGATCGAGGGCAGCAGCGGCAAGGCGCTGCGCCAGAGCATCGCCGCGGTGCGCCGAGGTGGCGTGGTCAGTGTGCCGGGGGTGTATGCCGGGTTCATCCATGCCTTCATGTTTGGCGATGCCTTCGACAAAGGCCTGACCTTCAAGATGGGCCAGACCCATGTGCAGAAGTTCTTGCCCGAACTGCTCGAACATATCGAGGCCGGGCGCCTGGAGCCGGAACTGATCGTCACCCACCGCCTGGCCCTGGAAGAAGCGGCGTTGGGCTACCGGATGTTCGACCAGAAGCAGGACGACTGCCGCAAGGTCATCCTCGTGCCGGGCGCTGCTGCCGGCACCTTGGGGCCTGACCACGCATTCGCGGGGGGCCAGCCATGA
- a CDS encoding DUF421 domain-containing protein, translating to MDSILRATAMYIALMLLFRVAGRRSLADLTTFDFVLLLIIGEATQQALLGEDFSFINAMLVIATLIVLDVGLSLAKLNSRRLARLLDGHATLVVEQGRFLHQRMRRARLTEDDILESARDSQGLERVEQIKFAIVERNGKISIIPQE from the coding sequence ATGGACTCGATCCTGCGCGCCACAGCCATGTACATCGCCCTGATGCTGCTGTTTCGCGTGGCCGGCAGGCGCTCGCTGGCCGACCTGACCACCTTCGACTTCGTCTTGCTGCTGATTATCGGCGAGGCCACCCAACAGGCATTGCTGGGCGAGGATTTCTCCTTCATCAATGCCATGCTGGTGATTGCCACGCTGATCGTGCTGGATGTCGGCCTGTCACTGGCCAAGCTCAATTCCAGGCGCCTGGCACGCCTGCTCGACGGCCACGCCACGCTGGTGGTGGAACAGGGGCGGTTCCTCCATCAGCGCATGCGGCGGGCACGCCTGACCGAAGACGACATCCTCGAATCGGCCCGCGACAGCCAAGGCCTGGAACGCGTCGAGCAGATCAAGTTCGCCATCGTCGAACGCAACGGCAAGATCTCGATCATCCCCCAGGAGTGA
- the cyoB gene encoding cytochrome o ubiquinol oxidase subunit I gives MFGKLTWDAIPLGEPIIMYTLAVVGLIGIGGVGAISYKRKWTYLWREWFTSVDHKRIGVMYIVVALVMLLRGFADALMMRTQQAMAADGSPGYLPPEHYDQIFTAHGVIMIFFMAMPFVVGLMNIVVPLQIGARDVAYPFLNAVSFWLFVAGALLVNISLGVGEFAHTGWVAYPPLSGIGYSPGVGVDYYIWSLQISGIGTLLTGLNFFVTILKMRTTGMTLFRMPVFTWTVLCTSILILAAFPILTATLFMLSLDRYLGMHFFTNELGGNPMMYINLIWAWGHPEVYILILPAFGIFSEVASTFSRKRLFGYYSLVWATIVITVLSFIVWVHHFFTMGAGPNVNAFFGIMTMIIAVPTGVKIFTWLFTMYRGRVRFETPMLWTVGFIVTFSIGGMTGVLLAVPSADFLLHNSLFLIAHFHNVIIGGAVFGYLCGLTYWFPKAFGFKLYDPLGRAAFWCWLVGFYCAFMPSYFLGFMGMTRRLNHFDVPEWRPLLLLEMLGVLIILCGVACQVMQLVVSIRKRHENRDHTGDPWDGRTLEWATASPPPFYNFAEQPVVHGIDAYWGMKEKGVKTLVEADFRKIHMPCNTSLGVVLGALSTVMGFALVWHIWWLVIASLLATVATLVVRSYDQHTEYYVSAEEVERVETERRQLLAEA, from the coding sequence ATGTTCGGAAAACTGACCTGGGATGCCATCCCTCTCGGCGAGCCCATCATCATGTACACCCTGGCGGTGGTCGGGCTGATCGGCATCGGCGGCGTGGGGGCGATCAGCTACAAGCGCAAGTGGACGTACCTGTGGCGGGAGTGGTTTACCTCGGTGGACCACAAGCGCATCGGCGTGATGTACATCGTGGTCGCCCTGGTGATGCTGCTGCGCGGTTTCGCCGACGCGCTGATGATGCGCACCCAGCAGGCCATGGCCGCCGACGGTTCGCCGGGCTACCTGCCGCCGGAGCACTACGACCAGATCTTCACCGCCCACGGGGTGATCATGATCTTCTTCATGGCCATGCCGTTCGTGGTCGGCCTGATGAACATCGTGGTGCCGTTGCAGATCGGTGCGCGCGACGTGGCCTATCCGTTCCTCAACGCGGTCAGCTTCTGGCTGTTCGTTGCCGGTGCCCTGCTGGTCAACATTTCCCTCGGTGTCGGCGAGTTCGCCCACACCGGATGGGTCGCCTACCCGCCATTGTCCGGCATCGGCTACAGCCCGGGCGTCGGCGTGGACTACTACATCTGGTCGCTACAGATATCCGGCATCGGCACCTTGCTCACGGGCCTGAATTTCTTCGTCACCATCCTCAAGATGCGCACCACTGGCATGACCCTGTTCCGCATGCCGGTGTTCACCTGGACCGTGCTGTGCACCTCGATCCTGATCCTGGCGGCCTTCCCCATCCTCACCGCGACGCTGTTCATGCTCAGCCTGGACCGCTACCTGGGCATGCACTTCTTCACCAACGAGCTGGGCGGCAACCCGATGATGTACATCAACCTCATCTGGGCCTGGGGCCACCCGGAGGTGTACATCCTGATCCTGCCGGCCTTCGGCATCTTCTCCGAAGTGGCCTCGACCTTCTCGCGCAAGCGCCTGTTCGGCTACTACTCGCTGGTGTGGGCGACCATCGTCATCACCGTGCTGTCGTTCATCGTCTGGGTGCACCACTTCTTCACCATGGGCGCCGGGCCCAACGTCAACGCGTTCTTCGGCATCATGACCATGATCATTGCCGTGCCGACCGGGGTGAAGATCTTCACCTGGCTGTTCACCATGTACCGCGGGCGGGTGCGCTTCGAGACCCCGATGCTGTGGACCGTTGGTTTTATCGTCACCTTCAGCATCGGCGGCATGACCGGGGTACTGCTGGCGGTGCCAAGTGCGGACTTCCTGCTGCACAACAGCCTGTTCCTGATCGCGCACTTCCATAACGTGATCATTGGCGGTGCGGTGTTCGGCTACCTGTGCGGCCTCACCTACTGGTTCCCCAAGGCCTTCGGCTTCAAGCTCTACGACCCGCTGGGCCGTGCGGCGTTCTGGTGCTGGCTGGTCGGCTTCTACTGCGCCTTCATGCCGTCCTACTTCCTTGGCTTCATGGGCATGACCCGGCGCCTGAACCACTTCGACGTGCCGGAATGGCGGCCGTTGCTGCTCCTGGAGATGCTCGGCGTGCTGATCATCCTGTGCGGCGTGGCCTGCCAGGTCATGCAACTGGTGGTGAGTATCCGCAAGCGCCACGAAAACCGCGACCACACCGGCGACCCGTGGGACGGCCGGACCCTGGAATGGGCCACCGCCTCGCCGCCGCCGTTCTACAACTTTGCCGAGCAACCCGTGGTACATGGCATCGATGCCTATTGGGGGATGAAGGAGAAAGGCGTGAAAACCCTGGTGGAGGCGGACTTCCGCAAGATCCACATGCCTTGCAACACCAGCCTGGGCGTGGTGCTTGGGGCACTCTCGACGGTGATGGGCTTTGCCCTGGTCTGGCACATCTGGTGGCTGGTGATCGCCAGCCTGCTGGCCACGGTGGCGACGCTGGTGGTGCGCAGCTATGACCAGCACACCGAATACTACGTGTCGGCCGAGGAAGTCGAGCGCGTGGAAACCGAACGGCGGCAACTGCTGGCGGAGGCCTGA
- a CDS encoding phage holin family protein codes for MNKDPLHTTPGLHTPADDPVGVGGLLRQLMREVPELFTKELALAKAELQHNLATLKAGTAAVAAGAIVVLAGFIMLLLAAVYALALVLQPWLAALIVGAVTVVIGFIMLQSGKKQFEPGHLAPDRTLHAMQQDKDTLTRKLP; via the coding sequence ATGAACAAAGATCCTTTGCACACTACCCCAGGGCTGCACACTCCGGCTGATGACCCGGTCGGCGTCGGTGGCCTGCTGCGTCAGCTGATGCGCGAAGTACCGGAGCTGTTCACCAAGGAGCTGGCCCTGGCCAAGGCCGAACTGCAGCACAACCTGGCCACCCTGAAGGCTGGCACTGCAGCCGTGGCGGCCGGCGCGATCGTGGTCCTGGCAGGGTTCATCATGCTGCTGCTGGCGGCAGTCTACGCCTTGGCCCTGGTGCTCCAGCCCTGGCTGGCGGCGCTGATCGTGGGCGCGGTCACGGTGGTGATCGGCTTCATCATGCTGCAGTCGGGCAAGAAACAGTTCGAGCCTGGCCACTTGGCCCCTGACCGTACCCTGCATGCCATGCAACAGGACAAGGACACGCTGACGAGGAAACTGCCATGA
- a CDS encoding short chain dehydrogenase has protein sequence MIDPATGMRPGERYSVESLERAHQFPGFFLDGKYYLGPELLTAVGWLEGQRFIYDALDATGEPVFPGRAAGDIKDLTLTLVDGTRLALTRIDAWAAGEALPRQPGERRKRHDRPGVLAVAAMLLLGGCCLAALRRARR, from the coding sequence ATGATCGATCCGGCAACCGGCATGCGGCCGGGCGAGCGCTACAGTGTGGAAAGCCTGGAGCGGGCGCATCAGTTTCCCGGCTTCTTCCTCGACGGCAAATACTACCTGGGGCCCGAGCTGCTGACCGCGGTCGGCTGGCTCGAAGGGCAGCGGTTCATCTATGACGCACTCGATGCCACCGGCGAACCGGTGTTCCCCGGGCGTGCGGCCGGCGACATCAAGGACCTGACCCTGACCTTGGTCGACGGCACGCGTCTGGCGTTGACCCGCATCGATGCCTGGGCAGCCGGGGAAGCCCTGCCCAGGCAACCAGGCGAGCGTCGCAAGCGGCACGACAGACCTGGCGTGCTGGCGGTTGCCGCCATGCTGCTGTTGGGCGGCTGTTGCCTGGCAGCACTGCGTCGCGCACGACGGTGA
- a CDS encoding DUF72 domain-containing protein, translating into MIHLGCAGWSLPRQYADEFPAPGSHLQRYATGLNAVEINSSFYRPHRPGTYARWAASVSADFRFAVKLPKRITHEQRLRGAVPALEAFLAQCGQLGEQLGCLLVQLPPSLDYTRETAWPFFADLRARYAGPVALEPRHASWQGAHSMLVDLHIAQVAASPARFASDAQPAGWPGLVYWRLHGEPRIYHSAYADDYLKRLAEQLQRSRAAGVPSWCIFDNTASGAALGDALRLQRYLR; encoded by the coding sequence ATGATTCATCTGGGTTGCGCAGGTTGGAGCCTGCCTCGCCAGTATGCTGATGAGTTTCCAGCCCCTGGCAGCCACCTGCAGCGCTACGCCACGGGCTTGAACGCAGTCGAGATCAACAGCTCGTTCTACCGGCCGCATCGGCCTGGTACCTATGCCCGCTGGGCTGCGTCCGTTTCGGCGGATTTTCGTTTTGCCGTGAAGCTGCCGAAGCGCATCACCCACGAACAGCGGCTGCGCGGGGCCGTGCCAGCGTTGGAAGCGTTCCTCGCCCAGTGCGGCCAGCTGGGCGAGCAGCTCGGCTGCCTGCTGGTGCAATTGCCCCCCTCGCTGGACTACACCCGCGAAACCGCCTGGCCATTCTTTGCCGATTTGCGCGCCCGCTATGCCGGGCCGGTGGCGCTGGAACCCAGGCACGCCAGCTGGCAAGGCGCACACTCGATGCTGGTCGATCTGCACATCGCCCAGGTCGCCGCCAGCCCTGCACGCTTCGCCAGCGACGCCCAGCCAGCCGGCTGGCCGGGCCTGGTCTACTGGCGCCTGCATGGCGAACCACGCATCTATCACAGCGCCTACGCCGACGACTACCTAAAACGCCTGGCCGAGCAGTTGCAGCGCAGCCGCGCCGCTGGCGTGCCGAGCTGGTGCATCTTCGACAACACCGCCTCCGGCGCTGCGCTGGGCGATGCCTTGAGGCTGCAGCGTTATCTGCGCTAA
- the cyoC gene encoding cytochrome o ubiquinol oxidase subunit III: MSHIVLNETAHQQEQGYEDAGSLSLFGFWIYLMTDCILFATLFATYAVLGQAVAGGPSAADIFELPYVLVETFLLLFSSISYGYAMLANHRKDKRRVLQWLGVTFLLGLGFIAMELNEFHHLIAEGAGPQRSAFLTGFFTLVGTHGLHVLVGLVWMALLMIQVQQRGLCCVNSTRLSCLSLFWHFLDIVWVCVFTVVYLFGVI, translated from the coding sequence ATGTCCCATATCGTGCTGAACGAAACTGCCCACCAGCAGGAGCAAGGCTACGAGGATGCCGGTTCCCTGAGCCTGTTCGGCTTCTGGATCTACCTGATGACCGACTGCATCCTGTTCGCCACGCTGTTCGCCACCTATGCCGTGCTGGGCCAGGCGGTGGCCGGCGGGCCGAGCGCGGCGGACATCTTCGAGCTGCCGTATGTACTGGTCGAAACCTTCCTGCTGCTGTTCAGCAGCATCAGCTACGGCTACGCCATGCTGGCCAACCACCGCAAGGACAAACGCCGGGTGCTGCAGTGGCTCGGGGTGACCTTCCTGCTCGGCCTGGGCTTCATCGCCATGGAGCTCAACGAATTCCACCACCTGATTGCCGAAGGTGCCGGCCCGCAGCGCAGCGCGTTCCTCACCGGCTTCTTCACCCTGGTCGGCACCCATGGCCTGCATGTGCTGGTCGGCCTGGTGTGGATGGCCTTGCTGATGATCCAGGTGCAGCAGCGCGGCCTGTGCTGCGTCAACTCCACACGCCTGAGCTGCCTGAGCCTGTTCTGGCACTTCCTCGACATCGTGTGGGTGTGCGTGTTTACCGTCGTCTACCTGTTCGGGGTGATCTGA
- a CDS encoding DUF3618 domain-containing protein encodes MTTSFEHEAHKDPEQLEQEINAKREHISDLVDALEQRLSPGQMVDRVLAYAKGNGGEFFTNLGTTLKNNPVPATLTVLGLAWLGLNQNRPFNPGPAHHGPGLGDKLGEAVDSVKGAFASAGEAMHDASQKVRMKAHDMRDRASDLGSGARDSMGASADTLRSSAHKVGDQATALKGSFDHLLQEQPLVLAALGIALGAALGAALPSTRKEDQLMGASSDRLTDTLKAKGSEVKASVTQSLEQGADKPPARPGRGADGSDLSSGLGFNP; translated from the coding sequence ATGACTACTTCCTTCGAACATGAGGCGCACAAGGACCCGGAGCAGCTCGAACAGGAAATCAATGCCAAGCGCGAGCACATCAGTGACCTGGTGGATGCCCTGGAACAGCGGCTGAGCCCGGGCCAGATGGTCGACCGGGTACTGGCTTACGCCAAAGGTAACGGCGGTGAGTTCTTCACCAACCTGGGCACCACCCTCAAGAACAACCCGGTGCCTGCCACCTTGACCGTGCTGGGCCTGGCGTGGCTCGGGCTCAACCAGAACCGCCCGTTCAATCCGGGGCCGGCGCACCACGGGCCGGGGCTGGGCGACAAGCTCGGCGAGGCGGTGGATAGCGTGAAGGGCGCCTTCGCTTCGGCAGGCGAGGCAATGCACGATGCCAGCCAGAAAGTGCGCATGAAAGCGCATGACATGCGTGATCGGGCCAGTGACCTGGGCAGCGGTGCGCGGGATTCGATGGGCGCCTCTGCCGATACCTTGCGCAGCTCCGCGCACAAGGTCGGCGATCAGGCAACGGCACTCAAGGGCTCGTTCGACCACCTGCTGCAAGAACAGCCGCTGGTGTTGGCTGCGCTGGGCATTGCCCTGGGTGCTGCGTTAGGAGCGGCGCTACCGAGTACCCGCAAGGAAGACCAGCTCATGGGCGCCAGCAGCGACCGCCTGACCGACACGCTCAAGGCCAAAGGCAGCGAGGTGAAGGCGTCGGTTACGCAGTCGCTTGAGCAGGGGGCCGACAAACCGCCGGCCCGGCCGGGGCGGGGCGCTGACGGCTCCGACCTGTCATCAGGGTTGGGCTTCAACCCCTGA
- a CDS encoding CinA family protein, translated as MATDPVLEAIDYLKTHKLVLTTAESCTAGAMVALLAAVPGTGEVLESGYVVYAPSAKKRLLGVSPQTIERYGLTSEAVAWEMALGALKDSDATVAIACTGVAGPEPQDAIAPGTLCFAWAFTGEPLAVFTRTQRFFGERADVMRQGALYGLSHLAHYHQRWLRGERA; from the coding sequence ATGGCGACCGACCCCGTACTCGAGGCCATCGACTACCTGAAAACCCACAAGCTGGTGCTGACCACTGCAGAATCCTGCACGGCAGGCGCCATGGTGGCGCTGCTGGCGGCAGTGCCCGGCACCGGTGAGGTGCTGGAAAGTGGCTACGTGGTGTACGCGCCCAGCGCCAAGAAACGCCTGCTCGGCGTCAGCCCACAGACTATCGAACGCTACGGCCTGACCAGCGAAGCAGTGGCCTGGGAGATGGCACTGGGCGCCCTGAAAGACAGCGATGCCACGGTCGCCATTGCCTGCACCGGTGTCGCCGGGCCAGAGCCGCAGGATGCCATCGCGCCTGGCACCCTGTGTTTCGCCTGGGCATTCACCGGTGAACCGCTGGCCGTGTTCACGCGTACCCAGCGCTTTTTCGGCGAGCGGGCAGATGTCATGCGCCAGGGCGCGCTGTATGGCTTGTCGCACCTGGCCCATTACCACCAGCGCTGGTTGCGCGGCGAACGCGCCTGA
- a CDS encoding DUF6555 family protein has product MAGPQLFVIEYELHGEFRTFIIRQERMDNAEAWHWASCDAGVGIIPRFGQHKIKKVSRPMAERYGLANVRWRASGQGPEFVAPPIDVKKFSNGSSGEA; this is encoded by the coding sequence ATGGCAGGACCGCAGTTGTTTGTGATCGAGTACGAGCTTCATGGGGAATTTCGCACATTCATCATCCGCCAGGAACGCATGGACAATGCCGAAGCCTGGCACTGGGCAAGTTGCGATGCCGGCGTGGGGATCATCCCCAGGTTTGGCCAGCACAAGATCAAGAAGGTCAGCCGGCCGATGGCCGAGCGTTACGGGCTGGCCAATGTGCGTTGGCGCGCGTCGGGCCAGGGGCCTGAGTTCGTCGCGCCTCCCATAGACGTGAAGAAATTCTCGAATGGGTCTTCCGGGGAAGCGTGA
- the cyoA gene encoding ubiquinol oxidase subunit II: MAKAYTEAARLLGLLVLGGITLQLSGCDMVLFNPKGQVGLEQRNLIILATLLMLIVVLPVMVMALVFSVHYRASNVKARYTPEWSHSRAIELVVWGVPLLIIIVLGIVTWRSTHALDPYRPLQSEARPIKVQVIATDWKWLFVYPELGIASVNELAMPVDTPVDFRVTSDGAITSFFIPAPGGQIYAMADMQTQLHLIANHAGSYTGIAANYNGPGFSDMHFKALALDPAGFDAWVAKVRGSQRRLDQASYTQLAKPSVAHPVEHYAAVDTQLFQSLIDKYQGVKRSREVERRLSDPQGDAPQPGKE, from the coding sequence ATGGCAAAGGCATATACGGAAGCCGCCAGGCTGCTCGGCCTGCTGGTGCTCGGGGGCATCACGCTGCAGTTGTCGGGCTGCGACATGGTGCTGTTCAACCCCAAGGGCCAGGTCGGCCTGGAGCAGCGCAACCTGATCATCCTCGCCACGCTGCTGATGCTGATCGTGGTCCTCCCGGTGATGGTCATGGCATTGGTGTTCTCGGTGCACTACCGGGCCTCCAACGTCAAAGCGCGGTATACACCGGAGTGGAGCCACTCGCGCGCTATCGAGCTGGTGGTCTGGGGCGTGCCGCTGCTCATCATCATCGTCCTCGGTATCGTTACCTGGCGCTCCACCCACGCCCTGGACCCCTACCGCCCGCTGCAGTCCGAGGCCCGCCCGATCAAGGTGCAGGTGATCGCCACCGACTGGAAGTGGCTGTTCGTCTATCCCGAACTGGGCATTGCCTCGGTCAACGAACTGGCCATGCCGGTGGACACGCCGGTGGACTTCCGGGTGACCTCGGACGGGGCCATCACCTCGTTCTTCATCCCCGCCCCGGGCGGGCAGATCTACGCCATGGCCGACATGCAGACGCAGCTGCACCTGATCGCCAACCATGCCGGCAGCTATACCGGCATCGCCGCCAACTACAACGGCCCCGGTTTTTCCGACATGCACTTCAAGGCCCTCGCCCTCGACCCGGCCGGCTTCGACGCCTGGGTGGCCAAGGTGCGTGGTTCGCAGCGCCGCCTCGACCAGGCCAGCTACACGCAGTTGGCCAAGCCCAGTGTCGCCCACCCGGTGGAGCACTACGCCGCGGTCGACACGCAATTGTTCCAGTCGCTGATCGACAAGTACCAGGGCGTCAAGCGCTCGCGCGAGGTCGAGCGACGCCTGAGCGACCCACAAGGTGATGCGCCACAACCCGGCAAGGAGTAA